A section of the Carya illinoinensis cultivar Pawnee chromosome 12, C.illinoinensisPawnee_v1, whole genome shotgun sequence genome encodes:
- the LOC122290113 gene encoding peroxidase 65-like has product MAFPLLFLLFLSIPSSESKLSIDYYKKTCPDFDKIMSDVVTSKQTANPITAAATLRLFFHDCMVEGCDASVLISTNSFNKAEREADINFSLAGDAFDVIVRAKTALELTCPGIVSCSDILAQATRNLINMIGGPYYNVRLGRKDGLVSLASRVDGQIPRSNMSLNRMISVYATKGFTIQEMVALNGAHTVGFSPCKEFSNRIFHYSKKSPSDPAMYPKFAEALRKICANYTKDPTMSVFNDVMTPGKFDNMYFQNLQKGLGLLASDQALVMDPRTKPFVDLYASNQAKFFQDFAHAMEKLSVYGIKTGHKGEVRHRCDAFNKFKA; this is encoded by the coding sequence atggctttccctttacttttccttctctttctctccaTCCCATCATCAGAATCCAAGCTCTCCATCGACTACTACAAGAAAACTTGCCCGGATTTCGACAAAATCATGAGCGACGTCGTGACAAGCAAGCAAACCGCCAACCCCATCACGGCCGCCGCCACCCTCCGTCTCTTCTTCCACGACTGCATGGTTGAGGGCTGCGACGCCTCCGTCCTCATCTCCACCAATTCCTTCAACAAGGCCGAGCGTGAGGCTGACATCAACTTCTCCCTCGCAGGCGATGCCTTCGACGTCATTGTCCGTGCCAAGACTGCACTCGAGCTCACTTGCCCTGGCATTGTCTCCTGCTCTGACATCCTGGCTCAAGCTACACGCAACCTTATCAACATGATCGGCGGTCCGTACTACAATGTCCGGTTGGGTCGAAAGGATGGCCTCGTGTCTCTAGCTTCGCGTGTCGATGGACAGATTCCGAGATCTAACATGTCCTTGAACCGAATGATCAGCGTTTACGCCACAAAGGGCTTTACAATACAAGAAATGGTAGCACTAAATGGAGCACACACCGTTGGATTCTCTCCATGCAAGGAATTCAGCAACAGGATTTTCCATTACAGCAAGAAATCACCCTCTGACCCTGCAATGTATCCCAAGTTTGCAGAGGCATTGAGGAAAATTTGTGCAAATTACACCAAAGACCCGACAATGTCGGTTTTCAACGACGTGATGACTCCTGGAAAATTCGACAACATGTATTTCCAGAATCTTCAGAAGGGTTTGGGGCTGTTGGCTTCGGACCAAGCACTCGTTATGGACCCTAGGACGAAGCCATTTGTAGACTTGTACGCTTCGAACCAGGCCAAGTTCTTCCAGGATTTTGCGCATGCAATGGAGAAGCTGAGCGTTTACGGAATCAAAACTGGTCATAAAGGAGAGGTGAGGCACAGGTGCGACGCCTTCAATAAGTTTAAAGCATag